CTAAAGCATTTCCCACACTCAGTACATGCATGTGGTTTTTCTTCTGTGTGAATCATTACATGTGAAGACAGGTCTGCGTTCCGGGCGAAGCATTTCCCACACTCGGTGCATCTATATGGTTTTTCTCCAGTGTGAATCTTGACATGTGAAGAAAGGTGTGTGCTCCGGGTGAAACATTTCCCACACTCGGTGCATCTATATGGTTTTTCTCCAGTGTGAATCTTTACATGTGAAGAAAGGTGTGTGCTCCGGGTGAAACATCTTCCACATTCAGGGCATTTAAATGGTCTCTTTCCTGTGTGAATTTTTAAGTGTGATACAAGATGTCTTTTTTgggtaaaacatttcccacattcggtGCATTTAAATGGTTTTTCCCCTGTGTGAATCCTTTTATGTAATAAAAGATTTGAAATCTGGATaaagcatttcccacattcaaTACAGTTATATTTTTCTCCTGTGTGCATCTTCACATGTAAAGATAGTTGTTCGCGTCGGATAAAACCTTTTCCACATTCTGTGCATTTGAATGGTTTATCTTCTGTGTGAACCTTTTTGTGTGAAGAAAGATTTGACGatttgttaaaacatttcccacagtcACTGCACTTAAATGGTTTTTCCCCCGTGTGAATTCTTTTATGTAACGCTAAATTTGCAGCCCGAGCaaagcatttcccacattcagcacagttaAAGGGATTTTCTACAGTGTGATTTTTTTGATGTTTAGTAAGAAGATACTTTGTAGTGAAATCTTTACCACAGTCAGAACATTTATATGTTTTTTCCCTTGAGTGAGTCCTTTGATGGTTTATTAGACtagactgtttagtaaatattctcCCACAGTCAGAGCATGGGAATAGTGGTTTTCCATTATCAGAAACAGTCAATTTATTTCCTTTGTCAGCTGACTGATATTTTACAAGCTCTGTGTTATTTAAAGTGTTTTTTGGTAAGGCAGACATTGGCTCTGTGTTATGGTTACTCTTGAGGGATTTCTTGGTAATGCTGGATTCAATCGATGCATTTAAAGGCACATTACAAAATATTTTCAGAGAATTTATATTGTCTTTTTGATAACCCTGAGTGTAATCAgatatatattctatctgtgtATGTTCAGTGGGTTTATAAACGTCAGTTTCTCCTTTTTCAGAAGTGGTCGATTCCTCCTTAATAAAATCAGACGGATAGTCTGAGTCTCTCTTAATATTAGTACATTGATATCCTGTTTGTGTATGAATGGCAAACTCTGTGAGATTGTATTCTTCACATGATGAAAATGTCCCTCCATTATGGATTCCATTCTCAGTTGTAGGTTTGGTTTCATAATTGGGTACAGAAACCAAGGCTTGAGATCCACCAAATACAGATTTATCTGTTGGAAGAATAAAATAAGCTAAATCACTTCAAACCAGCTGTAAATTAAATGCAACAGTTCCAATGGCTTTCTAGGGCTCATATTCTCTTGTATTCTACACAAAGCTTGTGGGGATTAAAAATCGTCTCACCTAATGAGTTGAAAGGCTGGTGAGTCTGGATCATGAAATCATTGTAGAGATCCTTGTGTCCTTCTATAAACTCCCACTCCTCTCTGGAGAAACAGACAgtgacatcctcacacctaattGGAACCTGAAACACGCAATGATACAttcaccatccagacacacaccttggttttactgtataatgtcccattcccagcagcctcacctctccagtcagcagctcAGTGATCTGATTGGTCAGTTCCAGGATCTTCTGCTCATGGTTTCCCTCATGTATCAGTGAGATCTGTGGAGGCACAATTACGGGGTTCTGTTCTGTGCAGAGTCCTCCTGACATGGATTCACAGCTGCCTGGTGTGATTCTTGCACAAAATCTCTTTAAAATAGAGTGATAAAATTGGGAGTGCAAATAAAATTGAACATGGCATTCCTATGTACACTTTCTAAATTCCTTCCCATCCTCTGTTTCAATATAATTATCTACTCTCCTATTTCCAAATTACAGACTCTTTCTTCGATTTCTAAATTAAGGTACACTCTAAGCACTATGAAcagttcatctaaattaagtggtTTTGCTGCATAGAACGTGTCCCTGagtgaagttgctgtttagaaaattcctcacctctccagtcagcaggtagatgatctccataatgacattacccagaatccctcacctctccagtcagcaggtagatgatctccatactgacattacccagaatccctcacctctccagccagcaggtagatgatctccatactgacattacccagaatccctcacctctccagtcagcaggtagatgatctccatactgacattacccagaatccctcacctctccagtcagcaggtagatgatctccataatgacattacccagaatccctcacctctccagtcagcaggtagatgatctccataatgacattacccagaatccctcacttctccagccagcaggtagatgatctccatactgacattacccagaatccctcacctctccagtcagcaggcagatgatctccataatgacattacccagaatccctcacctctccagtcagcaggtagatgatctccataatgacattacccagaatccctcacctctccagccagcaggtagatgatctccatactgacattacccagaatccctcacctctccagtcagcaggtagatgatctccatggtgacattacccagaatccctcacctctccagtcagcaggtagatgatctccatactgacattacccagaatccctcacctctccagtcagcaggtagataaTCTCTAGAGTTAGATCCAAGATCTTCTCATCCATCCAATTCCTGTCCTTGCTCATTATCACAGTTTATTCCAGTGCTTTTAGAATGGGTTTCTTATTGAAGGAGTGCCCACAACAATTCTGTAATTAGAAATACATTGTGTATTCATTTACCCGTGTAGGATAGGCGCACTTTGTGTATCAAAACCACAAATATCCAATTAACACACAGCAGTGCTCAATTTTCAGCTTCTCTACTACTATGCAATCTTGTGGAAACCTTCTCGTGTAACACAACCTCTGGTGATAGACAGGGCAGCTCCTCACTCAAATAAGTCATTTGACATGAGCAGAAGACAATTCTTTGTATGTGGGTGAAAACTTAGGAGATGCATAAAGCCTTTCACAGTTGCTTTGGGATcccataatatttttattttttgaatacaTTTGCAAGAAACCTGGCTAACAATTCATACATACAAGTTTGTTCATGTAGAACACGACTGAAAAGATAATCACAGTTAAGTTATAGGTAGGAACCATGTAGGCTGTAAGCTCAGCTGATCAAGGCGCTCACTGCCTCTTGTTTCTGTAAGTTAGTGGTGTTTAATTTGCTTGTATGCCTTGTGAATACgttttacagcactgcagaaaCTCTTTGGTAGAGAAGACTATTTACATGACAAAAAGTACCTTTTACCTAACGCTGGTGCTCAATCCCATATCTAGTGGGCACAgcagatctgagcacccaagtttcTAGCCACCCAGCTGCTAAAATATTCTCTGCAGGACCAGAAACAGACCAGCAAAATCTTTAACCAGGTGGCATCAGAACACCACATGGACAATCTGGGTGATCTTTGGACAGAGGGTAGATGACTCGGTGTAGCGTTATACCCAACACACAGAATGTAAATCCTCTAGAGAAATGTACCTAAGacagtccttagagtggccagataGAAAgagtaaataaaagaaaaataggaaCGTCAGAACAAGCCAAGGGAAACCCTATAGATGTTGTTGCAATGATCAGCACCCCTTTCTGACCAGATCCCTGACAGGTTGTTTGGACCATCAGGAGGCACTGAAGCGTCCATCCACCAGATTAGAGCAACAGCTGATCGGCAGACCACCAAGGTAAGTATAGAGGACCTCACAGTCGGTGAGGTATCTGAGTATAGCTTTTTGTTTCTCTGAGGGTGGGATACTATTAACAGCTCAAACCTGGAGGCACTAGGGAGGGattaaaaacacactgcatttgaAAAGCACACAGCTGTCACTAACAAGGCGCTTATCAGCTTGTGTTCCCATGCATGATTAGCAATAAACACAtacaccaaaatatttttttttaaatcttttgaaGTGACTTCTATACATTACTACAGTCTTTTAGGATCATTACACATATATCGTataccgaacacgaggcggcggccatgttTTGAGGTTGTTAAATACCCAGCAGGACCTAAGCCTAAAAACTATGGAACTAGAATCGGCCAAGGGTTTGCACGAACCCCGCTCAGATGTTGGTTGTCTTCTCCGTTTGTGGAAAAGCCGACTAATGGACTTTGTAATTATCATACAACGTTCGTAAGATCTGAGCGCAATTCGCATATCTTGTGCActcagatccgagctatctgAGGACTGGTAGAATGGGCCATGTTAATATAAAGAcattaaagttatgtatttttatgctgtttttcaTGTAGGTATAAAACGTGGTGTTTCtatgcgcttggagataattgggttagtatAACCGTTGGAACCCATTATCTCCAAGTTGGACGGGTACCTTTTCAAAAGATACAGTGTAATGCTATTggttaaaatattgtattttcctgtatccagtcaggtccagagggggttgTCCCTGGACCTAtggacttgcataaattgccatgccTGCGtgtcattaaagccagttcgttttgaccctcaaatcgcagccttgactcgttttgaAGGGAAGAGTgtatcctagctgtaccatagctagtgggattgtttcaCATTTGCAGGATTATCGTGGTATGCTGACGAGAGCGGCTCTTCTCT
The DNA window shown above is from Pelobates fuscus isolate aPelFus1 chromosome 10, aPelFus1.pri, whole genome shotgun sequence and carries:
- the LOC134575194 gene encoding gastrula zinc finger protein XlCGF26.1-like, with product MSKDRNWMDEKILDLTLEIIYLLTGERFCARITPGSCESMSGGLCTEQNPVIVPPQISLIHEGNHEQKILELTNQITELLTGEVPIRCEDVTVCFSREEWEFIEGHKDLYNDFMIQTHQPFNSLDKSVFGGSQALVSVPNYETKPTTENGIHNGGTFSSCEEYNLTEFAIHTQTGYQCTNIKRDSDYPSDFIKEESTTSEKGETDVYKPTEHTQIEYISDYTQGYQKDNINSLKIFCNVPLNASIESSITKKSLKSNHNTEPMSALPKNTLNNTELVKYQSADKGNKLTVSDNGKPLFPCSDCGRIFTKQSSLINHQRTHSREKTYKCSDCGKDFTTKYLLTKHQKNHTVENPFNCAECGKCFARAANLALHKRIHTGEKPFKCSDCGKCFNKSSNLSSHKKVHTEDKPFKCTECGKGFIRREQLSLHVKMHTGEKYNCIECGKCFIQISNLLLHKRIHTGEKPFKCTECGKCFTQKRHLVSHLKIHTGKRPFKCPECGRCFTRSTHLSSHVKIHTGEKPYRCTECGKCFTRSTHLSSHVKIHTGEKPYRCTECGKCFARNADLSSHVMIHTEEKPHACTECGKCFRLKPHLVSHVKIHTIEKSLKCNKCGECFPLAPSLASHLSKTHL